A window from Triticum aestivum cultivar Chinese Spring chromosome 6D, IWGSC CS RefSeq v2.1, whole genome shotgun sequence encodes these proteins:
- the LOC123141608 gene encoding protein RGF1 INDUCIBLE TRANSCRIPTION FACTOR 1-like, whose product MQSSAVRGTPQWLRGLLSEEFFDACAVHPAERKNDKNHFCADCAAALCRHCLPHDPSHNVLQIWKYASCFVVRVDDLKLFDCTGIQSHTVSDHEVVFLNERTARKRSACAENPCAACARPLSSGHDYCSLFCKVKHLGESERGLRCALRVNRKAAAAGEEAAGSEPQNGKRPRASSSKAGPSCGGSSGKRSRKQLAPARSPFC is encoded by the exons ATGCAGTCCTCGGCCGTGCGCGGCACCCCGCAGTGGCTGCGTGGCCTGCTGTCGGAGGAATTCTTCGACGCGTGCGCCGTGCACCCGGCGGAGCGCAAGAACGACAAGAACCACTTCTGCGCCGACTGCGCCGCCGCCCTCTGCCGCCACTGCCTCCCCCACGATCCCTCCCACAACGTCCTCCAG ATCTGGAAGTACGCGTCCTGCTTCGTCGTCCGCGTCGACGACCTGAAGCTGTTCGACTGCACAGGCATCCAG TCGCACACGGTGAGCGATCACGAGGTGGTGTTCCTGAACGAGCGCACGGCGAGGAAGCGCTCGGCTTGCGCCGAGAACCCCTGCGCCGCGTGCGCCCGGCCGCTCTCGTCAGGGCACGACTACTGCTCCCTCTTCTGCAAG GTGAAGCATCTGGGGGAGAGCGAGCGGGGGCTGAGATGCGCGTTACGCGTGAACAGGAAGGCGGCGGCCGCGGGTGAGGAGGCTGCCGGGTCGGAGCCGCAGAACGGGAAGCGGCCAAGGGCGTCGTCGTCGAAGGCGGGGCCGAGCTGTGGCGGGTCGTCCGGTAAGCGGAGCCGGAAGCAGCTAGCGCCGGCTCGCTCACCATTCTGTTGA